The Triticum urartu cultivar G1812 chromosome 6, Tu2.1, whole genome shotgun sequence genome includes the window ACGTGCTCCCCGACGAACCACCCGGGCTCGTTCCGGTGCAGTCTCCACAGGGCGCGGAAGCAGGCGGCCGCCGCCGGTAGCAGCAAGCCCGCCTCCCCGCCGTCCAGCCGCGGTCTGGGCCCGAAGCGAATGAACAGCCGGCAGTGCGCCAGCAGGGCCCTCAGGCCGTCCCCCGCGGCGCAGCAGTCGCAGCACCTGAGGCGCGCGGGCGGGTTAATCCCCAGGACGAGCAGGCTCTCCGCCATGTCCACGGCCGGCGACCGTCCGGGCGACAAGCTCTACTTTATCAGTTTGGTTGTCGAAGTTAGTTTAGATTTTCTTGTTTGGTTGTGGAACCTCGCACGGGGAATTTAAACCCCACGATTCCGACGAGATTTGTGTAGTTTTTCTTGTTTAGTTGTGGAAGGGGATGATGCTTTATCAATTCTGTTTCCTCGCCGGAAATCAGCTGCTTGGCATACCGATAATTATCACCGGTGAGCTGTATCTCATGTCTCTATCAAATAGTAGGGCGTCCCTTTCCGTCAACGATCATACATTGTACGGGTGCAAAACAAAAATACCATTACCAGGATCCTCTCACTTAAGTTGCCGTGTATCTGGATGTAAGCCAAGCATAAATTCATGGGTTCTCGGCACCTATATGTTGAGTATTAAAAGAAGAAAACACGCAAAGACAATGGACATATAAGCCGAGAGTGACAAAAAGTATACCCGGCTTATAAAATAAGCTCTGCATATACCACAAAAAGAGTACGACTTACATAACCATCCCAAGAAAGGTTGGTGTCATGTGACAATCACGGAGGTGGTTGATGGCTCCGCGGTGGTGGGCACTGTAAGTTGAGTGTATCTATGAGAGGCTCGGCTTATGTAACACGTAAGCCTAGTACCCGATAAACAACACTTGGCATATACTTTGCATATTTTTTGCtggggtttttatcatttatgccaccggttgtgtcccactactcagttttgtcACTAGAAATTTCAACCTGTCAAAAATACCATCGCTTCGTTAGACAGATGCTCAGAAATGCCACTAGACACCATTATTGTGATctcaaatctcttttgccatgttataatgacataaatacgtatggaccaacatgccagctctccctctatcCCGCTGCAATAAAGTGTGGGGCCTACTTGATGCCAACAGcgttcttattttcctgtaaaataaatcgcttggttactcctgacaagtggggccacacttatcattgtgagatagaGAGAACCGACATGTGGGTCTAGGCTTAACTTTTtcatataacatggtcaacgggtttgacgtgaaaataacaatgtctagtGGCATTTTTTAGCAAACATCTAACggaacgatggcatttttgagcaagcaTCTCATGGAACGATGGCATTTTTAAGTAGTTGTAACTTttaatggcaaaactgagtagtgagaCACAACTAGTCGCATAAATGATAAAACTTTTTGCAAAACTATTTCTTAATGAAAAATGGCTTTTTCAATTTTTTCTATTGCATTTATATTTACTTATTGCATTTTGAAATGACTTTGAAATATACTCTGGTGACAAGTAAGTGGTTAATTACACTTATCCGTTAACTTCACATATTAACATATTTCGCGTCAAACTTCACATATTAACATGCATGGAAATGACATGAACAAATATATGGAACCGTACACAAACTATGACCAGTGTATTCTGGAGTCTAGAGGTAACAATTGTTATTAAAGTAGAAAGTTAACAACTAAGAGTTTCAATGCCAATATTGAGGGAGTCGCCCTATAAATTATCGTGTTccggggcatctccaagcttagacacttgagtttccttgaatatttccttcgGGTGCCTTCAGGATTCCCAAGCTTAAACACTtgtctctccttattcctctgATATAGATATCTCCCCTCAACGTTAAAAACACTATCCACACAAAACCTCGCAAAACTTATTAGAGGGGTTAGTACACGTAAAAATAAATCACCTTACATGTATTGTCAAGACAATTTGCATAATTATTTTCAAACAATAGCTACTGTATACtttcatttccacaatttatatccCCCAATATAAACCATGGATACTCAAGTATAAGAAGATAACaaaaacataacaacaatctgtcAAAATCATAACGACCGTTGTAATCTAATTTAAATGCATACTTCCGGAacttcaaaaattctgaaaactttGGATGTAATAGAGAAATTATAAGAAAGTACTTTGTAAACATCCTCAAGGCTACTCTTGGCACATTGTGATCTTTACAACAACAATAACCATATTGACacacaagaaaaaaataaaaacaaatattggGTTGCTTCCCAGCAAGCGCTATTTTAGTGCCTTCACATGCTTCATCCGGCGCTCCTCCA containing:
- the LOC125512842 gene encoding uncharacterized protein LOC125512842, which codes for MATVAASRPSGPALSPPNCRSASPTPVTAGDATHSPGKSVSGSSPSSTRSRRFCTCSPTNHPGSFRCSLHRARKQAAAAGSSKPASPPSSRGLGPKRMNSRQCASRALRPSPAAQQSQHLRRAGGLIPRTSRLSAMSTAGDRPGDKLYFISLVVEVSLDFLVWLWNLARGI